In the genome of Montipora foliosa isolate CH-2021 chromosome 3, ASM3666993v2, whole genome shotgun sequence, one region contains:
- the LOC137994167 gene encoding uncharacterized protein yields the protein MVLCIIVGCGNKSGKSSQKKDSVVKFSRVPKIVKNEGEVIEELTTRRRRAWISAISRDDLTDDKLENERVCSRYFVSGQAAKQWDQFDIDWVPTLHLGHTKRPHRIDPRLNADRAERRKRRQEKIDREISEKMKKLNEPGDTVESIFSEVEHTCTTEETEESDELQDGRSEDEEMGELEMKMDVAGEKLVEDADKKPERVHAATQTTEFDYLFCSAMKTQPFTEDYFKDSDDKTRFYTGLPDSHLLTTKFEFVSPYVTRRTNTLSLFQEFVMVLIKLRLNVPNIDLAYRFEVSLSTVSRVFKAWMEVLDVRLSPLISWPEREELWRTMPSCFQYSFGKATTIIIDCFEIYIDRPSNLLARAQTYSHYKSHNTVKVLIGITAQESVCFVSKAWGGRTSDKYLTEHCGMLKNLMPGDLVMADRGFTIEENLSLYQAKLAIPAFTKGKSQLDPVSVEKTRGIANVRIHVERVIGLLRQKYSVLQSTLPIDYLLCSDKEGNSCCPMVDRLIRVCCALINLCPSVVPFD from the exons ATGGTTTTGTGCATTATTGTTGGCTGTGGCAACAAGAGTGGAAAAAGTTCGCAAAAAAAGGATTCAGTAGTGAAATTTAGTCGTGTTCCGAAAATCGTTAAGAACGAAGGCGAGGTGATAGAGGAGTTGACGACCAGAAGAAGACGAGCATGGATTTCAGCCATAAGTCGCGATGACCTTACGGACGATAAGCTTGAAAATGAGAGGGTTTGCTCTAGGTATTTTGTATCTGGCCAAGCTGCCAAACAGTGGGACCAATTTGATATTGACTGGGTCCCAACATTACATCTCGGCCACACGAAGAGACCGCACCGGATAGATCCTCGACTCAATGCTGACAGAGCTGAACGACGGAAGAGGCGACAAGAAAAAATTGATCGAGAAATATCAGAAAAGATGAAGAAGTTGAATGAGCCAGGGGATACTGTAGAAAGCATCTTTAGTGAGGTCGAACACACATGTACAACAGAGGAAACTGAGGAAAGTGATGAATTACAAGACGGCAGAAGTGAAGATGAAGAGATGGGTGAGCTGGAGATGAAGATGGATGTTGCAGGCGAAAAACTTGTCGAAGACGCCGACAAAAAGCCA GAAAGAGTTCATGCAGCAACCCAAACAACAGAATTTGATTACTTGTTCTGCAGTGCAATGAAAACACAGCCATTTACGGAAGACTACTTTAAAGATTCTGATGATAAAACTAGATTCTACACAGGATTACCAGACTCCCACTTACTAACTACAAAATTCGAATTTGTTTCACCTTATGTGACCAGGAGGACAAACACCCTTTCTCTTTTCCAAGAGTTTGTTATGGTCTTAATTAAACTTAGACTAAATGTACCAAATATAGACCTAGCATACAGGTTTGAAGTTTCTCTTTCAACTGTGTCACGTGTATTTAAAGCATGGATGGAAGTATTAGATGTGCGCCTATCACCCTTAATATCATGGCCAGAACGGGAAGAACTATGGCGAACAATGCCCAGTTGCTTTCAGTATTCTTTTGGCAAGGCAACCACAATCATCATAGATTGCTTTGAAATTTACATAGATCGCCCTTCAAATCTGTTAGCAAGAGCCCAGACATATTCTCATTATAAGAGCCACAACACTGTTAAGGTTCTTATTGGAATAACCGCGCAAGAATCTGTTTGCTTCGTGTCAAAAGCCTGGGGTGGGCGAACATCTGATAAATACCTAACTGAACATTGTGGAATGCTTAAGAATTTAATGCCTGGTGATTTAGTCATGGCTGACAGGGGGTTTACCATTGAAGAGAACCTGTCACTATATCAAGCAAAACTTGCTATCCCAGCCTTCACTAAGGGGAAGAGCCAGTTGGATCCTGTCTCTGTTGAAAAGACAAGAGGAATAGCCAATGTACGTATACATGTGGAAAGGGTGATTGGTTTGTTGAGACAAAAGTACAGTGTGTTGCAGAGTACATTACCAATTGATTATCTGCTGTGTTCAGATAAGGAGGGGAACAGTTGCTGCCCTATGGTGGACAGATTGATCAGAGTGTGCTGTGCCCTCATAAATCTATGTCCATCTGTGGTACCATTTGACTGA
- the LOC137997159 gene encoding uncharacterized protein has protein sequence MASLSVIRWLLCSTLLFGFLEFEPANGNHTTDQPFPFSNTSEVSLCACLDSQHRIYNLASLAKSGGSPRFTAKAKDSYWYSYNPCKSFTLGTFGDCSGGDVAICRWTNDTSYTDIGSQRSEKCGHTSQRTMKLVYTKGSQWHSEVHLKCDPERKSIQSAEFTVITDLKAGAMKFCLKHICACPDGCPKDPTKRPSVTTPQYTASQSTRTTAPSRTTKKTTREITEKTTSPSRTSGKTSSSTNGTTGFSLYTMYTFVQPFQGFPYESQLTPLAISLVALGIVFFVILAVLSIRFCLRRWSHNDGNDVRQHLLADAQSAVYVAKNIFPKSDDGGRTENLLNASQPLPVSSPNLDCNITVSKKDDFNEVKIASGPV, from the exons ATGGCTTCACTAAGCGTCATCAGGTGGCTTTTGTGCTCGACCTTGCTATTTGGTTTCCTTGAGTTTGAACCAGCGAATGGCAACCATACAACAGACCAGCCTTTTCCTTTTTCCAACACGTCAGAAGTTTCTCTGTGCGCTTGCCTTGATAGCCAGCACAGAATTTATAATTTAGCGAGCCTAGCGAAATCAGGGGGAAGTCCAAG GTTTACTGCAAAAGCAAAGGATAGCTATTGGTACAGCTACAATCCATGCAAATCATTTACGTTGGGGACGTTTGGAGACTGCTCCGGAGGTGATGTTGCT ATTTGCAGGTGGACTAATGACACAAGTTATACGGACATAGGATCTCAGAGAAGTGAAAAGTGTGGCCATACCTCTCAACGTACAATGAAATTGGTGTATAC CAAAGGAAGCCAGTGGCATTCTGAGGTCCATCTAAAATGCGATCCCGAAAGGAAAAGCATTCAATCTGCCGAGTTTACAGTTATTACAGATCTTAAAGCTGGTGCTATG AAATTTTGTCTGAAGCACATCTGCGCGTGTCCAGATGGGTGTCCAAAGGATCCTACAAAAAGACCGTCGGTGACAACTCCTC AATACACTGCCTCGCAGAGCACAAGGACAACCGCACCTTCCaggacaacaaagaaaacaactcgGGAAATAACAGAGAAGACTACTTCGCCTTCCAGAACATCTGGGAAAACATCTAGTTCAACAAATGGGACAACTGGCTTTTCTCTGTATACAATGTATACCTTTGTACAACCATTTCAAG GTTTTCCATATGAGTCGCAGTTGACGCCGCTAGCGATTTCACTTGTAGCACTCGGAATTGTGTTCTTCGTAATTCTTGCAGTCCTCTCAATACGTTTTTGTCTCAGGCGTTGGAGCCATAACGACGGCAATGACGTCAGGCAACACCTCTTAGCTGATGCACAGAGTGCCGTCTATGTAGCTAAAAACATTTTTCCTAAATCAGATGATGGAGGCAGAACTGAAAATCTACTCAATGCATCTCAACCACTTCCAGTGAGCTCGCCGAACTTGGACTGCAACATTACGGTGTCTAAGAAAGATGACTTCAACGAAGTTAAGATAGCTAGCGGGCCTGTATGA
- the LOC137997156 gene encoding uncharacterized protein isoform X1, with protein MVALECNFFRVAYWMFFVYREDCTSKHRATFFGVCCTMASLSGIRWLLYSTFLFSFLECESANGNHTKDQPFPFSNMSDVSLCACHDSQHRIYNLASLAKSGGPRFTAKAKDSYWYSYNPCKSFTLGTFGDCSGGDVAICRWTNDTSYTDIGSQRSEKCGHTSQRTMKLVYTKGSQWHSEVHLKCDPERKSIQSAEFTVITDVKAGAMKFCLKHNCACPDGCPKDPTKRPSVTTPQYTAWQSTRTTAPSRTTKKTTRAITEKATSPSRTSGKTSSSTNGTTGFSLYTMYTFVPPFQGFPYESQLTPLAISLVALGIVFFVMLAVLSIRFCIRRWGHNDGNDVMQHLLAGAQSAVHVTKNTFPKSDDGGRTKNLLNAYLNHFQ; from the exons ATGGTCGCACTCGAATGCAATTTCTTCCGAGTAGCATACTGGATGTTCTTTGTTTATCGCGAGGACTGCACTTCGAAACACAGGGCCACGTTTTTTGG CGTTTGCTGCACCATGGCTTCGCTGAGCGGCATCAGGTGGCTTTTGTACTCGACCTTCCTGTTTAGTTTCCTTGAGTGTGAATCAGCGAATGGCAACCATACAAAAGACCAGCCTTTTCCTTTTTCCAACATGTCGGACGTTTCTCTGTGCGCTTGCCATGATAGCCAGCACAGAATTTATAATTTAGCGAGTCTAGCGAAATCAGGGGGTCCAAG GTTTACAGCAAAAGCAAAGGATAGCTATTGGTACAGCTACAATCCATGCAAATCATTTACGTTGGGGACGTTTGGAGACTGCTCCGGAGGTGATGTTGCT ATTTGCAGGTGGACTAATGACACAAGTTATACGGACATAGGATCTCAGAGAAGTGAAAAGTGTGGCCATACCTCTCAACGTACAATGAAATTGGTGTATAC CAAAGGAAGCCAGTGGCATTCTGAGGTCCATCTAAAATGCGATCCCGAAAGGAAAAGCATTCAATCTGCCGAGTTTACAGTTATTACAGATGTTAAAGCTGGTGCTATG AAATTTTGTCTAAAGCACAACTGCGCGTGTCCAGATGGGTGTCCAAAGGATCCTACAAAAAGACCGTCGGTGACAACTCCTC AATACACTGCCTGGCAGAGCACAAGGACAACTGCACCTTCCaggacaacaaagaaaacaactcgGGCAATAACAGAGAAGGCTACTTCGCCTTCCAGAACATCTGGGAAAACATCTAGTTCAACAAATGGGACAACTGGCTTTTCTCTGTATACAATGTATACCTTTGTACCACCATTTCAAG GTTTTCCATATGAGTCGCAGTTGACGCCGCTAGCGATTTCCCTTGTAGCACTCGGAATTGTGTTCTTCGTAATGCTTGCAGTCCTCTCAATACGTTTTTGTATCAGGCGTTGGGGCCATAACGACGGCAATGACGTCATGCAACACCTCTTAGCTGGTGCACAGAGTGCCGTCCATGTAACTAAAAATACTTTTCCTAAATCAGATGATGGTGGCAGAACTAAAAATCTACTCAATGCATATCTCAACCATTTCCAGTGA
- the LOC137997156 gene encoding uncharacterized protein isoform X2: MVALECNFFRVAYWMFFVYREDCTSKHRATFFGVCCTMASLSGIRWLLYSTFLFSFLECESANGNHTKDQPFPFSNMSDVSLCACHDSQHRIYNLASLAKSGGPRFTAKAKDSYWYSYNPCKSFTLGTFGDCSGGDVAICRWTNDTSYTDIGSQRSEKCGHTSQRTMKLVYTKGSQWHSEVHLKCDPERKSIQSAEFTVITDVKAGAMKFCLKHNCACPDGCPKDPTKRPSVTTPQYTAWQSTRTTAPSRTTKKTTRAITEKATSPSRTSGKTSSSTNGTTGFSLYTMYTFVPPFQDNKDLYHS, encoded by the exons ATGGTCGCACTCGAATGCAATTTCTTCCGAGTAGCATACTGGATGTTCTTTGTTTATCGCGAGGACTGCACTTCGAAACACAGGGCCACGTTTTTTGG CGTTTGCTGCACCATGGCTTCGCTGAGCGGCATCAGGTGGCTTTTGTACTCGACCTTCCTGTTTAGTTTCCTTGAGTGTGAATCAGCGAATGGCAACCATACAAAAGACCAGCCTTTTCCTTTTTCCAACATGTCGGACGTTTCTCTGTGCGCTTGCCATGATAGCCAGCACAGAATTTATAATTTAGCGAGTCTAGCGAAATCAGGGGGTCCAAG GTTTACAGCAAAAGCAAAGGATAGCTATTGGTACAGCTACAATCCATGCAAATCATTTACGTTGGGGACGTTTGGAGACTGCTCCGGAGGTGATGTTGCT ATTTGCAGGTGGACTAATGACACAAGTTATACGGACATAGGATCTCAGAGAAGTGAAAAGTGTGGCCATACCTCTCAACGTACAATGAAATTGGTGTATAC CAAAGGAAGCCAGTGGCATTCTGAGGTCCATCTAAAATGCGATCCCGAAAGGAAAAGCATTCAATCTGCCGAGTTTACAGTTATTACAGATGTTAAAGCTGGTGCTATG AAATTTTGTCTAAAGCACAACTGCGCGTGTCCAGATGGGTGTCCAAAGGATCCTACAAAAAGACCGTCGGTGACAACTCCTC AATACACTGCCTGGCAGAGCACAAGGACAACTGCACCTTCCaggacaacaaagaaaacaactcgGGCAATAACAGAGAAGGCTACTTCGCCTTCCAGAACATCTGGGAAAACATCTAGTTCAACAAATGGGACAACTGGCTTTTCTCTGTATACAATGTATACCTTTGTACCACCATTTCAAG ATAATAAAGACCTCTACCACAGTTGA